From Deltaproteobacteria bacterium, the proteins below share one genomic window:
- a CDS encoding VOC family protein, with translation MDSPIRWFEIYVADMHRAKIFYERTFGFHFSKMDTKSWDIEMWSISTTEDGRSFGSLVWRRDFVPSGINTVVYFASEDCAREEAIAEKVGGKIYKSKYGIGQYGYMALIHDTEGNLIGIHSKN, from the coding sequence ATGGACAGCCCAATTAGATGGTTTGAAATTTACGTTGCCGACATGCACCGGGCCAAGATTTTCTACGAAAGAACCTTTGGTTTTCATTTCAGCAAAATGGATACGAAATCCTGGGACATTGAAATGTGGAGCATTTCAACAACGGAAGATGGCCGAAGCTTTGGTTCACTTGTGTGGCGACGGGATTTCGTTCCAAGCGGAATCAATACGGTCGTTTACTTCGCAAGCGAAGACTGCGCCCGTGAAGAGGCGATCGCCGAAAAAGTTGGCGGCAAGATCTATAAAAGTAAATACGGGATTGGTCAGTACGGATACATGGCCTTGATCCATGACACCGAAGGAAACCTGATCGGAATACATTCAAAGAACTGA
- a CDS encoding DTW domain-containing protein, with protein MHPDRCICHLIPSLDLKTKLSLVVHHREMKRTTSTGRLAVKALVNSELYIRGRKDVPLNLSAILDDQYETYILYPAEDAVDIESIKPNKPVQLIVSDGNWRQAGKLHRRHEELKHLPRVCIKIKNHAEQNLRREHFEEGYSTLEAIALAFGFLEGTAVRDQLLALYQHKLKATLEGRGTWQGD; from the coding sequence ATGCACCCTGACCGATGCATTTGCCATTTGATCCCTTCACTGGATTTGAAAACCAAATTGAGCCTCGTTGTCCACCACCGCGAAATGAAACGAACGACCTCGACCGGTAGGCTTGCTGTGAAAGCACTTGTGAACTCTGAACTTTACATTAGGGGACGGAAAGATGTTCCTCTGAATTTATCAGCGATCCTGGATGATCAATATGAAACCTATATTTTGTATCCCGCCGAAGATGCGGTCGATATTGAATCCATCAAGCCAAATAAACCAGTTCAGCTGATCGTGTCCGACGGTAACTGGCGTCAGGCAGGGAAGCTTCATCGACGTCACGAGGAACTTAAGCACTTGCCCCGTGTTTGTATTAAAATAAAAAATCACGCCGAACAAAACCTGCGACGTGAGCACTTCGAAGAGGGATACTCGACTTTGGAGGCGATCGCTCTGGCGTTTGGATTTCTCGAAGGGACAGCGGTGCGAGATCAGCTTCTAGCACTTTACCAACATAAGTTGAAGGCAACTCTTGAGGGTAGAGGAACATGGCAGGGTGATTAG